Proteins from one Micromonospora sp. M71_S20 genomic window:
- a CDS encoding fibronectin type III domain-containing protein, protein MRGGVVTIATVAALLAAMGLTIHGLGAADNAVASHDASSWLWSAARSELARVNGITARVDTRVGVPGARRHPVQVTQTDRLLVLRDLNTGQVSSLDLATLQITATTRTTPGLGVNVALHEDAAFVVDAVQGVVRQLDPRSLTPIGEPVRYPPGITGGSFDGEGRLWIAVPSEGTVSAVTAAPLPSAPASAAPAGAGLSPKKVETYDVADASHELVVSTLDDGVAVLDRTAGALVTVQRGEVRTTPLTMTAPGALPARTSGPDVPVTVPGERRVHVVDDAGAVRAFTVPGAGDKLSPAVAWAGRYYCADEASGTVYVFDSGGQLVDTIRGRGTGPLELEVRENHLFINAPDSATAQVVDDKHQVREVDKYANDVLGGDPPPAPPPPPPPKKPEVGKPGAPRGVTAAAGNAQARVSWRPAPANGAEIVRYVVQGAGQRVQVGANQRAVEIKGLTNGETYRFSVHAVNAKGDGPARTSNPVTPTAAVPDPPAAVTAQERPDGTVLVKWPAANGQGNTIAKYVVTATSAGTNAPAGESRRTELVVPAGELEYGTQYAFTVVAVNDRGAGSAASPVSNTVVPYAPPERPTELRSTTVADRPGAVAVQWSPAAANGRPVTKYLVDVGGRSSEVTDTRATLDGLGNGQNVTVKVRAVNEAGPGPEATTTARTVAEPRVTVTGSSANAASATVTFTVDAGGGRATCALSTNGEPAKPGNCSSITMTGLTPGTKYTFTVTASNAAGKGTATRAQATGALYGIATCRNGSSGEEARYCTREIPGERNGNEIFRVTRQDDDQQAGWVANGTRLKAYCKKQGEEVYAYIYNNEKRSTWWVQVDYKGRTYIPWAWLNLEGGDDIKVLPTC, encoded by the coding sequence ATGCGGGGCGGGGTCGTCACCATCGCGACGGTGGCCGCGCTGCTGGCCGCCATGGGGCTCACCATCCACGGCCTCGGCGCGGCGGACAACGCGGTGGCGAGCCACGACGCGAGTTCCTGGCTGTGGAGCGCCGCGCGCAGCGAGCTGGCCCGCGTCAACGGCATCACCGCGCGGGTCGACACCCGGGTCGGGGTCCCGGGCGCCCGCCGGCACCCGGTGCAGGTCACCCAGACCGACCGGCTGCTCGTCCTGCGGGACCTGAACACCGGCCAGGTCAGTTCGCTGGACCTGGCCACCCTCCAGATCACCGCGACCACCCGGACGACCCCGGGGCTGGGCGTCAACGTGGCCCTGCACGAGGACGCGGCGTTCGTCGTCGACGCCGTGCAGGGCGTCGTCCGGCAGCTCGACCCGCGGTCGCTGACCCCGATCGGCGAGCCGGTGCGCTACCCGCCGGGCATCACCGGCGGGTCCTTCGACGGCGAGGGACGCCTCTGGATCGCGGTGCCCAGCGAGGGCACCGTCTCGGCGGTCACCGCCGCGCCGCTGCCCTCCGCGCCCGCGTCGGCGGCCCCCGCGGGAGCCGGGCTCAGCCCGAAGAAGGTCGAGACGTACGACGTCGCGGACGCCAGCCACGAGCTGGTCGTCTCCACTCTGGACGACGGCGTCGCGGTGCTCGACCGCACCGCCGGCGCCCTGGTGACCGTGCAGCGCGGCGAGGTGCGGACCACGCCGCTGACGATGACCGCGCCGGGCGCGCTGCCGGCGCGCACCAGCGGGCCGGACGTGCCCGTGACGGTGCCCGGCGAGCGGCGGGTGCACGTGGTCGACGACGCAGGCGCGGTGCGGGCGTTCACCGTGCCGGGCGCGGGCGACAAGCTCAGCCCGGCCGTGGCGTGGGCCGGCCGCTACTACTGCGCCGACGAGGCGTCCGGCACCGTCTACGTCTTCGACTCCGGCGGGCAGCTCGTCGACACCATCCGGGGCCGGGGCACCGGGCCGCTGGAGCTGGAGGTGCGGGAGAACCACCTGTTCATCAACGCCCCCGACTCGGCCACCGCCCAGGTGGTGGACGACAAGCACCAGGTCCGCGAGGTCGACAAGTACGCCAACGACGTGCTCGGCGGCGACCCGCCACCGGCTCCCCCGCCGCCGCCCCCGCCGAAGAAGCCCGAGGTGGGCAAGCCGGGCGCCCCGCGCGGTGTCACCGCCGCCGCCGGCAACGCGCAGGCCCGGGTGAGCTGGCGCCCGGCGCCGGCCAACGGGGCGGAGATCGTCCGGTACGTGGTGCAGGGCGCGGGCCAGCGCGTGCAGGTGGGCGCCAACCAGCGGGCGGTCGAGATCAAGGGCCTGACCAACGGCGAGACGTACCGGTTCTCGGTGCACGCGGTCAACGCGAAGGGCGACGGTCCCGCGCGTACCAGCAACCCCGTGACGCCCACGGCCGCCGTGCCGGACCCGCCGGCCGCCGTCACCGCCCAGGAGCGCCCGGACGGCACGGTGCTGGTGAAGTGGCCGGCCGCCAACGGGCAGGGCAACACGATCGCGAAGTACGTGGTCACGGCCACGTCGGCGGGCACCAACGCCCCGGCCGGCGAGTCCCGCAGGACCGAGCTGGTGGTGCCGGCGGGCGAACTGGAGTACGGCACGCAGTACGCGTTCACGGTGGTGGCGGTCAACGACCGGGGCGCCGGCTCGGCGGCCTCGCCGGTGAGCAACACCGTCGTGCCGTACGCGCCGCCGGAGCGGCCGACCGAGCTTCGGTCGACCACGGTGGCGGATCGGCCGGGCGCCGTCGCGGTGCAGTGGTCCCCGGCGGCGGCGAACGGCCGGCCGGTGACGAAGTACCTCGTGGACGTGGGCGGGCGCAGCAGCGAGGTGACCGACACCCGGGCCACTTTGGACGGGCTGGGCAACGGCCAGAACGTCACCGTGAAGGTGCGGGCGGTCAACGAGGCCGGCCCCGGCCCGGAGGCCACCACCACGGCCCGCACGGTGGCCGAGCCCCGCGTCACCGTGACCGGCTCCTCGGCCAACGCCGCCTCGGCGACGGTGACGTTCACCGTGGACGCCGGCGGCGGCAGGGCGACCTGCGCGCTGAGCACGAACGGCGAGCCGGCGAAGCCCGGGAACTGCTCCAGCATCACGATGACGGGCCTGACCCCCGGCACGAAGTACACCTTCACCGTGACGGCGAGCAACGCCGCCGGCAAGGGCACCGCCACCCGCGCCCAGGCCACGGGCGCCCTCTACGGGATCGCGACCTGCCGCAACGGCTCCTCCGGCGAGGAGGCCCGCTACTGCACCCGGGAGATCCCCGGGGAGCGCAACGGCAACGAGATCTTCAGGGTCACCCGGCAGGACGACGACCAGCAGGCCGGCTGGGTCGCGAACGGCACCCGGCTCAAGGCCTACTGCAAGAAGCAGGGCGAAGAGGTCTACGCCTACATCTACAACAACGAGAAGCGCAGCACCTGGTGGGTGCAGGTCGACTACAAGGGACGCACCTACATCCCCTGGGCCTGGCTCAACCTGGAGGGCGGCGACGACATCAAGGTCCTGCCCACCTGCTGA
- a CDS encoding tetratricopeptide repeat protein, giving the protein MSHPSPLAAVQHRALALRAAGDLYSARRLLNDAVGSARPPYGKDHPDVLSTAHLLARLHREADDPGAARRVLEEAFAAGERLWPPSDPLMLALSFELAAVADELGNRHEARRNYTRVAALGPAVLGVDHPAVRTARQYLGDAAPAPQPAPPAARPDMSALSEPTMSLAVLSTTWRPHEPAAVGPPQPPAAHPTPHVASGPPAAPASPHAPHTPPIPPPPPVPGVRGVGRATPVAPAPRPAAGPQPPRSGGHAPQMPPTPPQAYPAPPQGAPVPPPPVVSAPPRQAWAPPTPPHVPPPPQTPYAPGRGQATPYATPPQRIPPPPVVPTPPGPARAAVPPPPAVPSPAQPPYAPAVPIPPPPVVPSASTAAPAHPQVPSVPVPPPPVVPAQRPAPAAPRSPWAPPPGPAHPPATPGPATPAPRPAPPAAAGVASVVPAPRTAQPPAPVSSPPAATPPVPPPLRHAAAAPVVTAPEPPAPSVPAAPKPPVPPPAGAEPPVQAGTAVSPTGPAVAPRHRAADEASPTVGASAGTAASEAASPSSTTPPGTTAGPAAEPPSSTGTTSAASPRPRTPDAEPAAPDVPSSPLAESVGEAPRASAPEATAPASEAPERPAGPAPGWAKPTIQVKQIEPLLAEEIARAAGTPAAPDAPVSPARSSETPPPDMSPAATHAAPVSAPPVSAPPSAPPVSAPPVSAPPTPPVSAPPAYPTSSPPVSAPPRGVSTPPVPPLPPIPPPPSVMPPPVSAPPALPQPFSAPPGVQPPVSAPPGGQPPVSAPPWSMSAPPWSSTAPPQALTGATTDADTDQPDIEEELERAEWEREREEVEQAEPEREKVDDLPPAYLDIDETFPMKAQPVRARPTAQHPAQQQAPAFPPPPAYPMMPEPEEGGRNRTTVIVAVVVAVLAVVALVGVGVLVLNRDAAPPAGPASPSAAAPSASAAGPPPGGLTLKDDSATITLNWTDPAGGGVPFMVAGGRTGQALGVMATVDPGQTSYTVNGLNSRVDYCFTVLAVYSTDSFATSGQVCTEREGDTPSS; this is encoded by the coding sequence GTGTCCCATCCCTCTCCCCTGGCCGCCGTGCAGCACCGGGCCCTCGCCCTGCGCGCCGCGGGCGATCTCTATTCCGCCCGTCGGCTGCTCAACGACGCCGTCGGCTCCGCCCGGCCACCGTACGGCAAGGACCACCCGGATGTGCTGAGCACCGCGCACCTGTTGGCCCGCCTGCACCGGGAGGCGGACGACCCGGGTGCCGCCCGCCGGGTGCTGGAGGAGGCGTTCGCCGCCGGCGAGCGCCTCTGGCCACCGTCCGATCCGCTGATGCTGGCGCTCTCCTTCGAGCTGGCCGCGGTGGCGGACGAGTTGGGCAACCGGCACGAGGCCCGCCGCAACTACACCCGCGTCGCCGCCCTCGGGCCCGCCGTGCTCGGCGTCGACCACCCTGCGGTACGCACGGCACGGCAGTATCTCGGCGACGCCGCTCCCGCCCCTCAGCCCGCGCCGCCGGCCGCGCGGCCCGACATGTCCGCGCTCTCCGAGCCGACGATGTCGCTGGCGGTGCTCTCCACCACCTGGCGGCCGCACGAGCCCGCCGCGGTCGGCCCGCCGCAGCCGCCGGCCGCGCACCCGACGCCGCACGTCGCGAGCGGCCCGCCGGCCGCACCGGCGTCTCCGCACGCCCCGCACACCCCGCCGATCCCGCCGCCGCCACCCGTTCCGGGCGTACGTGGGGTGGGACGGGCCACTCCCGTCGCCCCGGCGCCGCGTCCTGCGGCGGGCCCGCAGCCGCCGCGCTCGGGCGGCCACGCGCCGCAGATGCCGCCCACGCCGCCGCAGGCGTATCCGGCCCCGCCGCAGGGTGCCCCGGTTCCGCCCCCGCCGGTGGTGTCCGCCCCGCCCCGGCAGGCGTGGGCCCCGCCGACGCCACCGCACGTGCCGCCCCCGCCGCAGACACCGTATGCCCCCGGGCGGGGACAAGCGACCCCGTACGCCACCCCGCCGCAGCGGATCCCGCCGCCGCCGGTCGTGCCCACGCCACCGGGGCCGGCCCGTGCCGCCGTACCCCCGCCTCCGGCCGTGCCGTCCCCGGCGCAGCCGCCGTACGCCCCGGCGGTGCCCATCCCGCCGCCCCCGGTCGTGCCGTCGGCGTCCACCGCCGCCCCGGCGCACCCTCAGGTGCCGTCGGTGCCCGTGCCGCCGCCCCCGGTCGTCCCGGCGCAACGCCCCGCACCGGCGGCGCCGCGGTCTCCCTGGGCGCCTCCTCCCGGACCGGCCCATCCGCCGGCGACGCCGGGTCCCGCCACACCTGCGCCGCGCCCCGCTCCGCCGGCGGCGGCCGGGGTGGCCTCGGTCGTTCCGGCCCCAAGGACGGCGCAGCCGCCGGCCCCGGTGTCGTCTCCGCCTGCCGCGACGCCACCCGTCCCGCCGCCCCTGCGCCACGCGGCCGCCGCCCCCGTCGTCACCGCGCCGGAGCCGCCCGCCCCATCCGTGCCGGCCGCGCCGAAGCCGCCCGTTCCTCCGCCGGCCGGCGCGGAGCCGCCCGTGCAGGCAGGGACTGCGGTGTCCCCGACGGGACCCGCCGTTGCGCCGCGACACCGGGCCGCCGACGAGGCGTCCCCGACCGTCGGCGCGTCGGCCGGGACGGCGGCGTCCGAAGCCGCGTCGCCGTCGAGCACCACGCCGCCCGGAACGACCGCGGGGCCCGCCGCCGAACCACCCTCCAGCACGGGTACGACCAGCGCCGCGTCACCCCGACCCCGTACGCCGGATGCCGAGCCTGCCGCGCCTGACGTCCCGTCCTCGCCGCTGGCCGAGTCCGTCGGCGAGGCCCCGCGCGCGTCGGCGCCGGAGGCGACCGCCCCGGCGTCGGAGGCGCCGGAGCGTCCGGCCGGCCCGGCACCCGGTTGGGCCAAGCCGACCATCCAGGTCAAGCAGATCGAGCCGCTGCTCGCCGAGGAGATCGCTCGCGCCGCCGGCACTCCCGCCGCACCGGATGCTCCGGTCAGCCCCGCCCGATCGTCCGAGACGCCGCCGCCCGATATGTCACCGGCAGCGACGCACGCCGCCCCGGTCAGCGCGCCGCCGGTCAGCGCGCCGCCGAGTGCACCGCCGGTCAGCGCACCGCCGGTCAGCGCGCCACCGACGCCCCCGGTCAGCGCACCGCCCGCGTACCCGACGAGCAGCCCACCCGTCAGCGCACCGCCGCGGGGTGTCAGTACGCCGCCGGTTCCCCCCTTACCGCCGATCCCGCCCCCACCGTCGGTGATGCCACCGCCGGTCAGCGCGCCGCCCGCTCTTCCGCAGCCGTTCAGCGCGCCGCCCGGGGTTCAACCGCCGGTGAGCGCGCCGCCCGGGGGCCAGCCGCCGGTGAGCGCGCCGCCGTGGAGCATGTCCGCGCCGCCGTGGAGCAGCACGGCTCCCCCACAGGCGCTCACGGGAGCGACGACCGACGCCGACACCGACCAGCCGGACATCGAGGAGGAGCTGGAACGGGCCGAGTGGGAACGGGAACGGGAGGAGGTGGAGCAGGCGGAGCCGGAGCGGGAGAAGGTCGACGACCTGCCGCCGGCGTACCTCGACATCGACGAGACGTTCCCGATGAAGGCGCAGCCCGTGCGGGCCCGGCCGACGGCCCAGCACCCCGCGCAGCAGCAGGCGCCGGCCTTCCCGCCGCCGCCGGCGTACCCGATGATGCCGGAGCCCGAGGAGGGGGGCCGGAACCGCACGACGGTCATCGTCGCGGTGGTCGTCGCGGTCCTGGCCGTGGTGGCGCTCGTCGGCGTGGGCGTGCTGGTGCTCAACCGCGACGCGGCGCCGCCGGCGGGACCCGCCTCGCCGTCGGCTGCCGCGCCGTCCGCGTCGGCGGCCGGCCCGCCGCCGGGCGGGCTGACGCTGAAGGACGACTCGGCGACGATCACCCTGAACTGGACGGACCCGGCGGGTGGCGGGGTGCCGTTCATGGTGGCCGGCGGCCGGACCGGTCAGGCGCTGGGCGTGATGGCCACGGTGGACCCGGGGCAGACCAGCTACACGGTCAACGGACTGAACTCGCGGGTGGACTACTGCTTCACCGTGCTGGCGGTCTACTCGACGGACTCGTTCGCCACGTCCGGGCAGGTCTGCACGGAACGGGAGGGCGACACGCCGTCGAGCTGA
- a CDS encoding AbrB/MazE/SpoVT family DNA-binding domain-containing protein codes for MATLDSHGRIADRSAMKGLQWSPGLRLHIKERRGLIVVSADNQGVFKVTKEGHVRLPAVVRQWCGLAAGDRVLIVAEPASGRLVVHPPGKLDEMITQAHDAVFGGEHE; via the coding sequence GTGGCGACCCTCGATTCGCATGGTCGGATCGCCGACCGGTCGGCGATGAAGGGACTCCAGTGGAGTCCCGGACTGCGACTGCACATCAAGGAGCGCCGTGGGCTGATCGTCGTATCAGCCGATAATCAGGGCGTCTTCAAGGTGACGAAAGAAGGCCACGTCCGCCTGCCGGCAGTGGTCCGTCAATGGTGTGGTCTTGCCGCCGGCGACCGCGTGCTCATCGTGGCTGAACCAGCCAGCGGGCGCCTGGTGGTCCACCCTCCGGGAAAGCTCGACGAGATGATTACCCAGGCTCACGATGCGGTGTTCGGGGGCGAGCATGAGTGA
- a CDS encoding site-specific integrase, giving the protein MAKPRRLPSTRRAVADSRLAEINEVAASTGDDPALDTLLLRLHTETACRRGGALALRPADLDPDQCLIMLREKGDSMRWQPVSPTLMRYLQRHAEERGATEKAQLLRYRNGQPITYRRYDHLWVRIGEHLPWVYVQQISTHWLRHTTLTWVERNFGYAIARAYAGHSESGGDVGTTATYVRATVQEIAAALSALTNEPHPLS; this is encoded by the coding sequence GTGGCGAAGCCGCGACGTCTGCCGAGCACGCGGCGGGCGGTGGCGGACAGCCGGCTGGCCGAGATCAACGAGGTTGCAGCCAGTACGGGCGACGATCCGGCGCTCGACACGTTGCTTCTGCGGTTGCACACCGAGACGGCGTGTCGGCGCGGTGGCGCGCTGGCGCTTCGGCCGGCCGATCTGGACCCGGATCAATGTCTGATTATGCTGCGCGAGAAGGGGGACTCGATGCGATGGCAACCGGTTTCTCCTACGCTCATGCGGTATCTGCAGCGGCATGCTGAGGAGCGGGGTGCGACGGAGAAGGCTCAACTGCTGCGCTACCGGAATGGGCAGCCCATCACGTACCGACGGTATGATCATCTCTGGGTACGGATCGGCGAGCACCTTCCGTGGGTCTACGTGCAGCAAATCAGCACCCACTGGTTACGTCACACCACCCTGACATGGGTGGAAAGGAACTTCGGCTACGCCATCGCGCGAGCATACGCCGGTCATTCGGAAAGCGGCGGTGATGTTGGTACTACAGCCACTTATGTGCGGGCGACAGTGCAGGAGATCGCCGCAGCCTTGTCGGCGCTTACTAATGAACCGCATCCCTTGAGCTAG
- a CDS encoding helix-turn-helix domain-containing protein, translated as MAAPHEDPPGGSGPALIRDRLRYLYAHHHPKGRGPYTDAEVSEALKARGHRISPETLRRLRSDEHNNPTAATLTALAEFFGVSPAFFLDSSQSSADVQVLTRSIEKLSPGAREGIAAIIQNILTMEQAAQTPPNSPTNQHGHTGE; from the coding sequence ATGGCGGCACCGCACGAGGACCCACCAGGTGGCTCCGGCCCAGCACTCATCAGAGACAGACTTCGATACCTCTACGCCCATCACCACCCCAAGGGCCGAGGTCCATACACGGACGCCGAGGTATCTGAGGCACTCAAAGCCCGAGGTCATCGCATCTCTCCGGAGACCCTACGCAGACTGCGCAGCGACGAGCACAACAACCCCACAGCCGCGACACTGACGGCCCTGGCCGAGTTTTTCGGAGTCTCGCCAGCCTTCTTCCTCGACTCATCCCAGAGCAGCGCCGACGTCCAGGTGCTCACCCGGTCCATCGAGAAGCTGTCTCCCGGAGCACGCGAAGGCATCGCCGCGATCATCCAGAACATCCTGACTATGGAGCAAGCGGCCCAGACTCCACCCAACTCGCCCACAAACCAGCACGGACACACGGGCGAGTAA
- a CDS encoding SCO6880 family protein yields the protein MTQFQFPPRSTRGSIMGFSWGQIGMAVAGVICLVVAANLLAAGRQGVAGGMLLAALLLLTVGLLRLRGRRVTEWAPIVAGALAQRAARQDRYRGGVFAANPGSTHLHLPGPAAGYRWLPAFAADGLTEVGLLHHRRENTVTAALLCAGSNLVLADTSVQQQRLTSWAEVLNLLGTEYADAGLSRWALTARAVPDVGNRAQRHLVQAAVDTDTPAYRSLAELTAGAAPSTQRHEVYLSVVFDTKKLSAEIANAGGTDAAIATVVLDKLGGVRAAVEEAGVDTVGWLTPRQYAAVLRTQFDPADQPHVDMQTVDAGGVAPHMAGPVAAESVGWSSYRHDSGFSQTLWVYEMPRQPVAMTWMTALFTRTTGRRAVTLVAEPVPAQLAQLATRRDKVARAGDEITKRKMRLVRTAREDEEARSVEQVDREQAVGHVRYRYALVVTVTAGSEEQLRHDVRAIKRVLGRTGCQAVVLYGEQDQGFVAGALPLARGLKPMRGWWA from the coding sequence GTGACCCAGTTCCAGTTTCCACCGCGGTCCACGCGCGGCTCGATCATGGGTTTCTCGTGGGGGCAGATCGGCATGGCCGTGGCCGGCGTGATCTGCCTGGTCGTTGCCGCGAATCTGTTGGCGGCCGGCCGGCAGGGTGTCGCCGGGGGGATGCTGTTGGCAGCGCTGCTGCTGCTCACGGTGGGTCTGCTGCGGCTGCGGGGCCGCCGTGTCACCGAGTGGGCCCCCATCGTCGCCGGGGCGCTCGCCCAGCGTGCCGCCCGGCAGGATCGGTACCGCGGTGGTGTCTTCGCCGCCAACCCGGGCAGCACGCACCTGCACCTGCCCGGTCCGGCCGCCGGGTACCGCTGGCTGCCGGCGTTCGCCGCTGACGGGCTGACCGAGGTGGGGTTGTTGCACCACCGCCGGGAGAACACCGTTACCGCGGCCCTGCTGTGCGCGGGCAGCAACCTGGTCCTGGCCGACACGTCGGTGCAGCAGCAGCGCTTGACGTCGTGGGCGGAGGTGCTGAATCTGCTCGGCACCGAGTACGCCGACGCCGGTCTGAGCCGGTGGGCGCTCACGGCCCGCGCCGTGCCCGATGTCGGCAACCGGGCGCAGCGCCACCTGGTGCAGGCGGCGGTCGACACCGACACGCCCGCGTACCGGTCCCTCGCGGAGTTGACCGCCGGGGCGGCGCCGTCGACGCAACGCCACGAGGTGTACCTGAGCGTCGTGTTCGACACGAAGAAGCTGTCGGCGGAGATCGCCAACGCGGGTGGCACCGACGCGGCCATCGCCACCGTGGTGCTGGACAAGCTCGGCGGTGTGCGGGCCGCGGTCGAGGAGGCCGGCGTCGACACGGTGGGCTGGTTGACGCCACGGCAGTACGCGGCGGTGCTGCGTACCCAGTTCGACCCCGCAGACCAGCCGCACGTGGACATGCAGACCGTGGACGCGGGCGGGGTGGCGCCGCACATGGCCGGACCGGTCGCCGCCGAGAGCGTCGGCTGGTCGTCGTACCGCCACGACTCTGGGTTCTCGCAAACCCTGTGGGTGTATGAGATGCCACGCCAGCCGGTGGCCATGACGTGGATGACGGCTCTGTTCACCCGCACCACCGGCCGGCGCGCGGTGACGCTCGTCGCCGAGCCGGTGCCCGCGCAACTGGCCCAGTTGGCGACGCGGCGTGACAAGGTCGCCCGCGCCGGTGACGAGATCACCAAACGCAAGATGCGGCTGGTGCGCACCGCGCGCGAAGACGAGGAGGCCCGCTCGGTGGAGCAGGTCGACCGGGAGCAGGCGGTTGGGCACGTGCGCTACCGCTACGCGCTCGTCGTCACCGTCACCGCCGGCAGCGAAGAGCAACTCCGGCACGACGTGCGCGCGATCAAACGCGTCCTGGGCCGCACCGGCTGCCAGGCGGTGGTGCTTTACGGCGAGCAGGACCAGGGCTTCGTCGCCGGGGCGCTGCCCCTGGCGCGCGGGCTCAAGCCGATGCGGGGGTGGTGGGCGTGA
- a CDS encoding type IV secretory system conjugative DNA transfer family protein, with protein MAGSLMSPGHRLPKRGMPRADILARLALLGIAATLVLLGAITLWLAGQLGGLLTHLSWPDSTPADAPSIAVRMIFHRGDPAAAWPASARADLPPTGLLYLLWLVLFSATVVGLAVPVVRFAQRRVQRHGFARRKDLDQVVTAVAVLRRVDVLRPGLIVQVSDRPEVVQAKLRRRADPLEVARRLGEHALTGEPLYLANEYTELLAGAARFAGKTSRYVVPRVADARGAVITTSTRLDVAAVTYDLRAEIGPTWIFEPQGQLPGVPRLRWSPIEGAEDPDIAALRAKGFAAGAGLKADAENGQYFQDQAASIIRGLLHAAALDENTTLTDVASWAANPSDPRAERILRHHQQTVWADRLAFHRESTGRSRDAIQSVVFGALDAFSNPRILHACSPPRGQQFRPEPWLDESGTLYLVGTRSGQSLVAPLFAAIAEDIIYRTLQRALTAVGGRVEPCLYLVGDEITNIAPLPSLPELVSEGGGSGVALSLCCQNTHQLQQRWGRDGGQALRDGVNARFVMGGMQDVSALKDAQSLLGQVQEVTSAASWGGGRASVQENSRRENLIDLAELRTLPAGHALVLLGNMPPVEVVQPAWWERPDADRFRAAQAAFAARLEGRRL; from the coding sequence ATGGCCGGCTCCCTCATGTCCCCCGGACACCGGCTGCCCAAGCGCGGCATGCCCCGCGCTGACATCCTGGCGCGGCTGGCGCTGCTGGGCATTGCCGCGACGCTCGTGCTGCTGGGCGCCATCACGCTGTGGCTGGCCGGACAACTCGGCGGGCTGCTTACCCACCTGTCATGGCCGGACAGCACGCCAGCGGACGCGCCCAGCATCGCCGTACGGATGATCTTCCACCGCGGCGATCCCGCGGCGGCGTGGCCCGCTTCCGCCCGCGCGGACCTGCCGCCGACCGGCCTGCTGTACCTGCTGTGGCTCGTGTTGTTCAGCGCCACCGTTGTGGGCCTGGCGGTGCCGGTGGTCCGGTTCGCGCAGCGGCGGGTGCAGCGGCACGGGTTCGCCCGCCGCAAGGACCTCGACCAGGTCGTCACGGCGGTGGCGGTGCTGCGCCGCGTCGATGTCCTGCGCCCCGGCCTGATCGTTCAGGTAAGCGACCGGCCCGAGGTCGTGCAGGCCAAGTTGCGCCGTCGCGCTGATCCGCTGGAGGTGGCGCGGCGCCTCGGCGAGCACGCGCTGACTGGCGAGCCGTTGTACCTGGCTAACGAGTACACCGAACTGCTCGCCGGCGCGGCCCGCTTCGCGGGTAAGACCAGCCGCTACGTCGTGCCGCGTGTCGCGGACGCTCGCGGCGCGGTCATCACGACCTCCACCCGCCTGGACGTCGCCGCCGTCACCTACGACCTGCGCGCCGAGATTGGCCCGACGTGGATCTTCGAACCGCAGGGTCAGCTTCCCGGGGTTCCTCGGCTGCGGTGGTCACCGATTGAGGGTGCGGAGGATCCCGACATCGCGGCGTTGCGGGCGAAGGGGTTCGCCGCCGGCGCCGGCCTCAAGGCCGACGCCGAGAACGGCCAATACTTCCAGGACCAGGCTGCGTCCATCATCCGCGGCCTGCTGCACGCCGCCGCCCTCGACGAGAACACCACCCTGACCGACGTGGCCAGCTGGGCGGCCAACCCCAGCGACCCGCGTGCGGAGCGGATCCTGCGCCACCACCAGCAGACGGTGTGGGCAGACCGGTTGGCGTTTCACCGCGAGTCCACCGGCCGTAGCCGAGACGCCATCCAGTCCGTCGTCTTCGGCGCGCTGGATGCGTTCAGCAACCCGCGGATCCTGCACGCCTGCTCCCCGCCACGCGGACAGCAGTTCCGGCCGGAGCCATGGCTCGATGAGTCCGGCACCCTCTACCTGGTCGGCACCCGCAGCGGGCAGTCGCTGGTCGCGCCGCTGTTCGCCGCGATCGCCGAAGACATCATCTACCGCACCCTGCAACGTGCCCTGACTGCCGTGGGCGGCCGGGTCGAGCCGTGCCTGTACCTGGTCGGCGACGAGATCACCAACATCGCGCCGCTGCCGTCGCTGCCCGAGCTGGTGTCCGAGGGCGGCGGGTCTGGTGTCGCCCTGTCGCTGTGCTGCCAGAACACCCACCAGTTGCAGCAGCGGTGGGGACGCGACGGCGGCCAGGCCCTGCGCGACGGCGTGAACGCCCGCTTCGTGATGGGCGGCATGCAGGACGTGTCCGCGCTCAAAGACGCGCAGTCGCTTCTTGGGCAGGTGCAGGAGGTGACGTCGGCAGCGTCCTGGGGCGGCGGGCGCGCCAGCGTGCAGGAGAACAGCCGCCGGGAGAACCTGATCGATCTCGCGGAGCTGCGGACCCTGCCGGCCGGTCACGCCTTGGTGCTGCTCGGGAACATGCCTCCGGTCGAGGTGGTGCAGCCGGCGTGGTGGGAACGCCCGGACGCTGACCGGTTCCGCGCCGCGCAGGCCGCTTTCGCGGCCCGTCTCGAAGGGCGGCGTCTCTGA